The segment ATTGTAAAGCAGAACGGGATATCGCAAATTGATTGCAGATGTCTTCAACGGATAAAGGTCGATGAATGTTTGCTTGAATATATGTATAAATTTCATCCATCATTTCATTTTCAAAATTAACTTGAATGGGGTTGGATGTGTTGTGGCTTCTTGTTGGTTCATCGTATTGAAATAGAAGAATCATAATTTCTTGAAGATATGAAACCATCAGATCTTTCGCAAAAGGACTTTGTTCTTGTTCAAGAATGGTGCATTGGCGAATAAAATGATTCATTAACGTATACAGTTCATTACCACAACTCATAACACGATTTTGAATGTGTGCAATGGATTTGGGGAGCATATTCATATCGAACATAATGGTTAGGTATGAACATGCATTTTCTCCCAATACCGATTGAGTATGGAATTGACCTGGAAAGTATAAAATCATTTCTTGGTTTTCTAAAGGAAAGGATTTACCTTCAATTTCTGTTGTTAATACGCCTGCATCCACATACGTAAGTTCCCAATATTTATGGGTCTCACCTTCAAAGTGATAATTTTTTTCCTTTACATTGTAGTAATAGGAATAGATTTCACTGACACTAAATTGTGGTTTGATGGAAACATATTCAATTTCCGCTTCCAAACTGGTTTCAATCATGGTTGGTTGTCCTTCAGTTTGATAGGATATTTCAACCATTGCACTTTGGGTAATTGGCATCAAAGCATAACGAATGTGAGGGTGAATTACTGCCGTTCGATGAATAACAAACCGTTCGCGATTTCCTTCCGCATCCTCAACCAAGATAACCGCAATGCCTTCCACAACACGAATGTTTGTTTCCTCTGAGACAGCTGTAAGCGCATTGGTTTTTTTATTTTCTAGAATTTTTGAAATGACCGGATAGGTGCTGGGTTTATCGGTTGCATGACCGTATTTTAAAAACTGCGGTCATGTAGTTTTTTGATACATTGCTTACCTCCTATAAGACGAAAAAGCACACATGTGCTTTTTCGATATATTATTTTTTGTTTTTACGTTTTCCGTAAAGGATAAAGCATCCCCCAACCACAACGAGAACCCCGACAAATGGTAGGACATTTTGAGGTGTAACACCGGTTGATGGGAATACCTTAACATCTTTTTCGCCTAAGGCAAAGAGCGAGAAGGATGCTGTATCAAAGGCAATACGTGTTCCATCTGCAACCCATGCAAGCGATTCAAATCCGTCTTTAGTTTCATGATACACCTGTAGGGTGGCACGATCTAGAGATTTTTTCGGTTCAATTGAAACATTAACTGGATTTTTTGGTTGTACAGAACTGCCATCACTTCGAAGCGTAATGTCATAGCCGACTGTATTCTTTAATCCGTCAACGACGAGGTTATTGTTGACCGATACACTTAAGGTTGTGTTTTCAGGTAGATCACCTTCCGTATAGGTAATCACCACATTGGACGCATCATCCACAAGTGTTAATGTTTTCGGTGTTTCAGGTTTAACTTCTGGTTTAGGTTCTTCAGGTGTTGTTACCGTCACGGCTTCAAGCTGAAGATCTTGCGATACACCGTTTTTATTTTCAGTGTTCACGGTAATGTATGTTTTGCCATTTTCAATTACGGCATTACCATTACCTGATACCACATCATAAGTTCCATCTAAAGTAAATGAAACGTGGGTTTGTTGATGCGTTGGATCTTGAACTGCAAAGGTTAAGCCTTTACGCATCACAATCATTTTACTGCTTGTGCTTAGATCTTCCACCGTATGATTTGCTCCATCAAAGAATGCGTATCCTGTCATACCAAGATCTTTTTGACGTACCGCATGAACACCATCCTCTTGTGCAAGGATTTCAATTGGATTTGCTTTCGCATACGCTTCCGTTTGGTCTGCAGTTGCATTGGGTAAAATCGCATAAGCATATTGACTTGTTTCGTTACCATCATGATCATACGTTACGGTTGCGAATTGTTGAGTTACTTCTTTATCCGCAGCACCCACAGTTTTATTACGCACGTAAGAATATTTTTGGGTATTAGTTGATGTGTTTACAGTTACATCTTGGTTTCCAAAGAATACATAGCCGGTGTCTTTATTGACGCCCTCGGTACCCATTGCAAGCCATTTCAATCCTTTTTGAACACCGTTTTCTAACGTTTGGATTCCATCCTTTGTTTCACCTTTGAGGCGAATCACATCGTCAGCACCAAACATACGATTTTCAACGGTTGTTGTTAAGTCGCGTTGCTTTTCATCATGAATGTTTGAACCTAAAGCGACAATTTCATCATCAAACATAAACCATGATTTATTTGCTTCCGCATTTTTATAGACTTTAAAGTCTTCTGGGAGCAATCCTGCTTGCGCATCAGCATACGCTTCATCATCACCCAATTGCATTGCGGACGCACCATAGATTCCCATTTTCACATCACCTGAGTAATCATTTGTACCCAATGGGAAGTAGACATATTTATTTTGCGTAATGGATCCTGCTTCAAACCCTTCAGCACGGTCATAGAAATCTTTTCCGTAAAGTTCTGGAATGGTTTGACGCACTTCATTCCCCGTGGTAATTCCTGGTAATTTATGGTGATCAACGGTTGCATAGAAATTAATCCCGTGCATGCTTGTTTGATCGTTTCCACTTTGGTAGAGGTAGTATGCACCATCTCCTTGGAACCATGAACGTAGGTTTTCACCACTCATGTATTCATATTTTGAAATACGATTTGAGCTTCTTGAAAGGGCAAAGGCAAAACCTTCACGCGTATGAATTGCTTTATCCATTAAGTTAAATGCATAGTGATCGTTTATTTCTAATGGATTCAGCGCTTGAATGTCTTGATTCTTAACAATTGCTTCATAAGCTGCAATATTTTGAATTGATACAAATGTTGCAGGATTGATGGTTGCACGAATGTTTTCAATTAAGTATTTAATATAGCTTTGAAGTTTCAGTTGTTCCGCTTGAGGGAGGCTTTGGGATAATTGCACAAATGCTTCAATAACACTTGATGCATCACCATAACCTGAACCGCTACGTGATACAGCACGGCCCTTTACGATTTCCATCATATAGCCTTCATACATCACTGGTGCAAATCCACGATAGATCCACTCTTGCACGGTATCCAATAAGGTATCATTTTGCCATTTTGTACCATCTAGTACTGTTACAAGTTGTGCAATACGACCGAGTAATACTTTTCCATATGAACCCGTATAGGCAACGGTTGAGTGTTGTACAAATGATCCATCTTCATAGAAACCATCGGTAACACCATGTTGAAGGTTACTTGGATCGATGGTGCTGAATACGGTCATCGAATTTTCAACGGCTTTACTAATTCGTGCTTCGTCCTTAAGTACAGCACCTTGAAGAATGCGGTTGAATGTGATGTCTGTAAGGTTTGCACCCGTATGTTGACGTGCATCAAGGTTTACATCGCCAATGGTAGGGTCACCCGGTTTCGCATCACCACGGATATAGGAATCCATCGCAATAACTGATTCTTGAATAAATCCTGGAAGCGCTGCTTCAATTTCATCACTAAGTAAAAACATGATGTTTGAAAGGCTCTGTGGTACACCAATTTCCCAACTGTACCAGTTGCCATAATAACCCGTATCCATTTTATTAAAGTAGTTATCTCCCAACCACTTAATACCATCTAAAACAGCCGTTAACGCTTCAGGGGATTGGTAAAGAGCGTTTTTAGAACCTGGCATCGAGTAAGCCAAGGCAATTGCATTAAGTTGTTGATAGGATTTTTGTAAATTTGTGGACAAGTCATGGTCGATTTTGCCACCACCACGCAAGACTAAACCTGAAATGTATTCATCATCATGACCCACGATAGATTCCATTGCTTTTTTACCGTTTGTGTAGATTGATGTAATTTTCTTTTCATTGACTGCATCGTTATTAATTGTTTCATTCCCAAGTAAGTATTCACGATAATTACGGTTAATTTTATCAATATCGTTATGATCTGCTGTAACGCTGCGCACACCAACCATCGATAATGACACAACAAGCGTCATTAAAAATGTGAACACTTTTTTCATATGTTTCTTCATTTTCGTCTCCATTCAAATTTAAAGATTAGTCCTAAACCGGTTTACAAACGAATTATATGTTAACGATTACATTGTGTCAACACCTTTTTCAAATTTAGGTGAACCGGTTTTGTGAAAATCTCATATTTTTTGACGAACATGATAATCGTTAAGAACTTTATGATAAGATAGTAAGTGTAAAAGGGTGGTGTTTTCTGAATTCAATTTCGTTGACACCCTATCAAGACGGGCGTATAATGAACACTGTTCAGTAATGAGGTGATTAGATGAAAAAAGCAGTAATAAGTAAGGAATCGCTCCTTGAAGTTGCGAAAGATATTGTCTTTAAAGATGGCTTGGATCAATTAAACATGCGGAACTTGGCCCAAAAAGCAGAAGTCTCCATTGGATCTGTTTATAATTACTTCCCATCAAAAAATAAGTTGATTTTAGATGTCATCGAAGATTTTTGGAAACAAGTTTTTTATGATGATATCTGTAATGTTGATACAAATATCAGTTTTGTTAATTTTATTGAACAAATCTATGAGCGGATACGCCATCATATGGATGAGTTCAATTCCTTATTTATGAGTCATGTGGAGATTATGAATCAAGAAGCAAAAATGGAGGGACATCATGTCGGCATGCAATATGTTGATCATATTCGTGCGGGTCTTTTGGTTGTTTTGAAACAAGATCCAACAATCAAACCCACAGCATTTACAGATTCGTTTACTCAAGATGGTTTGTTAGATTTTGTATTTCTTCATATCTTTATCTCATTACGTAAAGGAAGTCCAAACATTGACTTTCTTGCGGAAGTTTTAAAACGACTCTTATATGAGTAGAAAGAGGTTTCTATGAAAAAGATGATTAATACGTCCTTTGCATATCTAATTGCAGGACTTGTTGGTGGAGTATTCTACCGTGAATTTACGAAGTTTCAAGGTTTTACTGGATTTACGCGATTAAGTCTCATTCATCCGCATTTACTGGTATTGGGTATGATTTTATCGCTCATTGTTGCTTTGTTCTTTATTAAATTTGATCTTGATAAAAATCCAAAGTGGAATCGCTTCTACATTACCTATAATTTAGGTGTTGTAAGTACAACCCTAATGCTTTCCGTTCGTGGCATCACCGAGGTTCTAAATCTTTCCTTATCTTCGGGAATGTCGGCAGCAATCTCAGGTCTAGCAGGGTTAAGTCATATTATCTTGACCGTCGGACTTATGTATTTCTTCACAATATTACGACATGAAGCCAAATAAAAACACCAATACTTGGAACGGAACTGACCTAGTTCCAAGTATTGGTGTTTTTTCTATTGCGCATGGAGATACTCATTAAAAATTGTCTCCATAGTATCAAAGCTTGCACTGCCTAAATCCAAAATAATTTTATGGAATGCTTTCTCATCAAAGGCATCTCCCAATTCTCTTTGCGCACGTTCTTTCATGCTTTGGATTGACATCGCACCGTAGTAATAACTCCATATATTACCGGGCTCTAGGATGATTTGACGATAGATTTCATCACGTTCGGATTCACTGTTATTTACATAGACGGAATCAAAGAATGCTCCCATTTCTTCACGACTCCAATCATTATAATGGATGCCAATATCAACTTCCAATAAGATTAAGTACATCGACTCATATAAGTCGCGAATGTAAGCCTCATACCCCTCTGGACCCCCAAGATAACGGATTGAGAGCTGTTCAACATACTGAGCCCATCCTTCTGTCATTGCATTATTGCGGATGTACAGCCGAATTGGATGCATCCCTTGAATGCTTCGCATATATTGAGTTTGATACATGTGGCCTGGAATGGCTTCATGGGCAAAGGTTGTAAAGTTTGCCGGATCAAACGCGCTATTAATGTAGATTCGTTGCGTATGCTCAAGTTCACTATCAATGGGTGGCACGTAGTAGAACGCGGGATTTGAGATTGCTTCTAAAGAAGGATCGATTTGATGTACTTTATAGGGAATTGCGGGTATTTCAGGAAAATCATTTTTACTTTTAAGATAAAGATCATCAATTAAAGCATATGCATCTTGATACTTAGGTGACGTTTGATTGGCTTCAAATTCTTGGTACTCCAAGAGTTTATTGCTGCTTTCCACATCTTTTAAACGTTGATAAACTTCAATACGACGATTACTAATCCACATTTGAAATTAGGGAATGGTTTGGTTTCGACCACTTAAGGAAGGAATTAATGTCTCATAGTATGTTTTTCCATTCTCAAGATGAGCGAGCCCTCGATTGGGACGCGTCTTTATTGTTTTAAGTTCATTCTCTAACGTAACAAAAGCATTATAGAAAACATCGCGAATCATTTCTCGGTTTTGCTCGATGTACACTGTTTTTTCTGATTGATTAAGGAATGGTGCGGATTCTACTTTTGTATCAAACCCTTTAATTAGGAAAAAGTCATCCGATAAGGACTGCTCTTTCATAATAGTCGCAAATTCCGTTAACGTTTCATGTTCATACTGGGTCATCATTTCTGTTTTATTATAAAAAGCGATGGACTCATCAAAATACGACGGAATGGAATCAATCAAAGAAAAATATCCAATGATATCACTTTTCGTTCTGAAGGTAAATCCTTCCAGGTATTGAGGAATTGAATCCAATTCTGGATCCACTTGGAATTGGAAGGGTTGATAACCTGAAGCCATTCGCTCAAGCTCATAGAGCAGCACGCGTTTATCGATGATTTGTTGATCCGATAACGTTCGATCTTTAAATTTACGAATATTCTTTTCAATATCTTTAATTAAGTCTTTTGACATTTCAAAATCTTCACTTCCAAGTCGAAACGCATAGTGTTCGACGTCCACATCATAATCTTCTGGATGTTCCAAAAGATAATTGCTTGATGGATCTGTTGAACCGATCATTGACACTAAAGCAGTATCTAATGCACTCTCAAAATCTTTGTTTGTGCCATCATCACTGGGTGATGATACAAATTGGCAGCCAATCAAATTGATCAGTATGATTAGTATTGTTAGTGTTTTTTTCATAGACTATCCCACCCTATTCAAATTTTCGAGCCATGCATTCGTTGCATCCATCACCATTTCCTTTTTTTGACTTTGAAATATATTATGACCTACACCTTTAAGGACTTTCAATGCTTTTGCTTTGCTTTCTATCGTTTCATAAAAAGCTTGCGACGATTCCAAGGGAACAATTGAATCACAATCACCATGAAAAATAAGACAGGGGCACGCATACATGCTCATCCTGGCCTGAATTACCATCGGCGCATGAACAATTGTCTCTAAAACAAACGCTTGTGTGACACGCTTAAATGGCGCTCTAGACAATGCTTGTTCAATCATGCTTAACTGCCATAAATCATCTTTAATTAAGGCGGTAAACAACGCTAAAACTGAAATAGAAGATTGATTGAGTGATTCCCAATGATCTTGGACACAAAGACCTGGAGCCAGTAAAATCTGTCCATCAATACGATGTCCATATTCCAAGCCATAAAGGGCAGTCACAAGACCCCCTAAACTAAATCCCATAGTATAGATTGGACAATCAGAAGCAATTGTTTGCGAATACGACACAAGAGTATCCAAATCTAAAAGCAAATCACGATAGTCCTTCAAATCTCCTAAAGGAGCCTTTGTACCCCCATGACTGCGCATATCATAACGAATTACTGTATAGCCCCGTTGATTGAGTCCGTATGCAACGGAATTATAATAAACAACTTGTTCTAAAAAGCCATGACTGATAATCACAATCCCTTTTGGATTTCTGATTTCATTGACTAAAACATTCAATTCAGTGTCATCATAGGCTTTAATAAATAATTGCATAGGTCACCTCTAATCCCACGTCTTACTTTAATCATATTGGAATTTAGGACAAAAGTATAGGAAAAAGAGAACAAATTATGCGATTTTCGAAATATTTGTGGATAAAAGACGCGATTCAACGAACCCCAATTGAAAATATGGTATACTTTCAATATCGTTTAGAAATATGAGGTAATTGTATGAATGAAATGATTCCAATATTCTATTTATATTGGGTAATTTATGGTGTTATAGGTTGGATTATGGAAACACTTTATTGTTCCATTCCAGAGGGTAAATTTGTGGAACGTGGATTTTTAAATGGTCCGATTGTACCTATTTACGGATTTGGAGCGTTGTTTGTTCTCAGTATCCTTAAACCTTTTTTAGAGAGCCCAATTTTAGTATTTGTTTTAGGATTTCTATTAACCAGTGCTTTGGAATATGTAACCAGTTATATTATGGAAAAAGCATTTGGGATGCGTTGGTGGGATTACTCCCATTATAAATACAATATTAAGGGACGTGTTTGTCTTTTAAACAGCACGTTATTTGGTATTCTTTGTGTCGTTCTTGTAGAGTGGATTCACCCGGGTGTCGTGCAAATCGTTGATCGATTGAACCCAACAACCATTCGTGTTGCGTCAACGGTCTTAGGCATCGTAATTGCGATTGATTTCGTTCTATCGGTTGCATCCGTATTGAATCTTAAGAAACGTCTTAAATCATTGGAAGTCTTGCATACCGAAATGTCAGCACTTATTCATAGTTTAAATGAAAAAAGCACCCTGCGTATCGAGGAAATCAAAGAACGTATTGCTGAACTTAAAGCTGAATACAAATTTACTGAACGTCGTCTGATTCGCTCATTTCCAACCATGAAATCTGAGCAATTCAGTGAAT is part of the Erysipelothrix piscisicarius genome and harbors:
- a CDS encoding helix-turn-helix domain-containing protein; this translates as MEGIAVILVEDAEGNRERFVIHRTAVIHPHIRYALMPITQSAMVEISYQTEGQPTMIETSLEAEIEYVSIKPQFSVSEIYSYYYNVKEKNYHFEGETHKYWELTYVDAGVLTTEIEGKSFPLENQEMILYFPGQFHTQSVLGENACSYLTIMFDMNMLPKSIAHIQNRVMSCGNELYTLMNHFIRQCTILEQEQSPFAKDLMVSYLQEIMILLFQYDEPTRSHNTSNPIQVNFENEMMDEIYTYIQANIHRPLSVEDICNQFAISRSALQLLFNKYFDMPPKQYINEQKLERAKHLILEGKYPITDVALKLGFSSIHYFSRKFKQHFGFAPSEYAQKIYTQEKGPR
- a CDS encoding DUF885 family protein; its protein translation is MKKTLTILIILINLIGCQFVSSPSDDGTNKDFESALDTALVSMIGSTDPSSNYLLEHPEDYDVDVEHYAFRLGSEDFEMSKDLIKDIEKNIRKFKDRTLSDQQIIDKRVLLYELERMASGYQPFQFQVDPELDSIPQYLEGFTFRTKSDIIGYFSLIDSIPSYFDESIAFYNKTEMMTQYEHETLTEFATIMKEQSLSDDFFLIKGFDTKVESAPFLNQSEKTVYIEQNREMIRDVFYNAFVTLENELKTIKTRPNRGLAHLENGKTYYETLIPSLSGRNQTIP
- a CDS encoding DUF2871 domain-containing protein, yielding MKKMINTSFAYLIAGLVGGVFYREFTKFQGFTGFTRLSLIHPHLLVLGMILSLIVALFFIKFDLDKNPKWNRFYITYNLGVVSTTLMLSVRGITEVLNLSLSSGMSAAISGLAGLSHIILTVGLMYFFTILRHEAK
- a CDS encoding alpha/beta hydrolase, with protein sequence MQLFIKAYDDTELNVLVNEIRNPKGIVIISHGFLEQVVYYNSVAYGLNQRGYTVIRYDMRSHGGTKAPLGDLKDYRDLLLDLDTLVSYSQTIASDCPIYTMGFSLGGLVTALYGLEYGHRIDGQILLAPGLCVQDHWESLNQSSISVLALFTALIKDDLWQLSMIEQALSRAPFKRVTQAFVLETIVHAPMVIQARMSMYACPCLIFHGDCDSIVPLESSQAFYETIESKAKALKVLKGVGHNIFQSQKKEMVMDATNAWLENLNRVG
- a CDS encoding putative ABC transporter permease; this translates as MNEMIPIFYLYWVIYGVIGWIMETLYCSIPEGKFVERGFLNGPIVPIYGFGALFVLSILKPFLESPILVFVLGFLLTSALEYVTSYIMEKAFGMRWWDYSHYKYNIKGRVCLLNSTLFGILCVVLVEWIHPGVVQIVDRLNPTTIRVASTVLGIVIAIDFVLSVASVLNLKKRLKSLEVLHTEMSALIHSLNEKSTLRIEEIKERIAELKAEYKFTERRLIRSFPTMKSEQFSEFFEDVKAAARSKRNKIKKD
- a CDS encoding DUF885 family protein; protein product: MWISNRRIEVYQRLKDVESSNKLLEYQEFEANQTSPKYQDAYALIDDLYLKSKNDFPEIPAIPYKVHQIDPSLEAISNPAFYYVPPIDSELEHTQRIYINSAFDPANFTTFAHEAIPGHMYQTQYMRSIQGMHPIRLYIRNNAMTEGWAQYVEQLSIRYLGGPEGYEAYIRDLYESMYLILLEVDIGIHYNDWSREEMGAFFDSVYVNNSESERDEIYRQIILEPGNIWSYYYGAMSIQSMKERAQRELGDAFDEKAFHKIILDLGSASFDTMETIFNEYLHAQ
- a CDS encoding TetR/AcrR family transcriptional regulator, with product MKKAVISKESLLEVAKDIVFKDGLDQLNMRNLAQKAEVSIGSVYNYFPSKNKLILDVIEDFWKQVFYDDICNVDTNISFVNFIEQIYERIRHHMDEFNSLFMSHVEIMNQEAKMEGHHVGMQYVDHIRAGLLVVLKQDPTIKPTAFTDSFTQDGLLDFVFLHIFISLRKGSPNIDFLAEVLKRLLYE
- a CDS encoding polysaccharide lyase 8 family protein; this encodes MKKHMKKVFTFLMTLVVSLSMVGVRSVTADHNDIDKINRNYREYLLGNETINNDAVNEKKITSIYTNGKKAMESIVGHDDEYISGLVLRGGGKIDHDLSTNLQKSYQQLNAIALAYSMPGSKNALYQSPEALTAVLDGIKWLGDNYFNKMDTGYYGNWYSWEIGVPQSLSNIMFLLSDEIEAALPGFIQESVIAMDSYIRGDAKPGDPTIGDVNLDARQHTGANLTDITFNRILQGAVLKDEARISKAVENSMTVFSTIDPSNLQHGVTDGFYEDGSFVQHSTVAYTGSYGKVLLGRIAQLVTVLDGTKWQNDTLLDTVQEWIYRGFAPVMYEGYMMEIVKGRAVSRSGSGYGDASSVIEAFVQLSQSLPQAEQLKLQSYIKYLIENIRATINPATFVSIQNIAAYEAIVKNQDIQALNPLEINDHYAFNLMDKAIHTREGFAFALSRSSNRISKYEYMSGENLRSWFQGDGAYYLYQSGNDQTSMHGINFYATVDHHKLPGITTGNEVRQTIPELYGKDFYDRAEGFEAGSITQNKYVYFPLGTNDYSGDVKMGIYGASAMQLGDDEAYADAQAGLLPEDFKVYKNAEANKSWFMFDDEIVALGSNIHDEKQRDLTTTVENRMFGADDVIRLKGETKDGIQTLENGVQKGLKWLAMGTEGVNKDTGYVFFGNQDVTVNTSTNTQKYSYVRNKTVGAADKEVTQQFATVTYDHDGNETSQYAYAILPNATADQTEAYAKANPIEILAQEDGVHAVRQKDLGMTGYAFFDGANHTVEDLSTSSKMIVMRKGLTFAVQDPTHQQTHVSFTLDGTYDVVSGNGNAVIENGKTYITVNTENKNGVSQDLQLEAVTVTTPEEPKPEVKPETPKTLTLVDDASNVVITYTEGDLPENTTLSVSVNNNLVVDGLKNTVGYDITLRSDGSSVQPKNPVNVSIEPKKSLDRATLQVYHETKDGFESLAWVADGTRIAFDTASFSLFALGEKDVKVFPSTGVTPQNVLPFVGVLVVVGGCFILYGKRKNKK